From the genome of Haloterrigena sp. KLK7, one region includes:
- a CDS encoding acylphosphatase, whose product MAGRTRAHVFVSGTVQGVYYRANTRDTARERGVDGWVKNLEDGRVEAIFEGPEDAVEGMIEWCHTGSPAADVEDVEAEYEEPQGEDGFEIRY is encoded by the coding sequence ATGGCAGGGCGAACCCGCGCACACGTCTTCGTTTCCGGCACGGTACAGGGCGTCTACTATCGCGCGAACACCCGCGACACGGCCCGCGAGAGGGGCGTCGACGGCTGGGTGAAGAACCTCGAGGACGGCCGCGTCGAGGCGATCTTCGAGGGGCCCGAGGACGCCGTCGAGGGGATGATCGAGTGGTGTCACACGGGCAGCCCCGCGGCCGACGTCGAGGACGTCGAGGCCGAGTACGAGGAGCCTCAAGGCGAGGACGGCTTCGAGATTCGGTACTGA